From one Lysinibacillus sp. G4S2 genomic stretch:
- a CDS encoding GMC family oxidoreductase, producing MSKCEIFDYIIIGAGTAGGIIAKKLTDDNCTSVLALEAGTNLTKQLSSPSIEDALNFANDNKFSYNILSKTEQTLGRQLRLAGGRAIGGSSSHNAMYAVRGSRELYNEWASLVGNQWDYRNITPLFKENETYTGASQNPNQRGTDGPIFIRQQITPARGLINTLAQASSDVLNIPIARDYNTGIRDCTFLKSQFLQQEIEDEFVRSSTATGYLNETIVTQGNQVDSDEFGVDGRKLIILTKTTVNKILLQKKGEEYVAYGVDFVRNGNSQMAFARKGIIVAAGVFSPTILQRSGIGKLEDLEVAGVPVLIENEHVGHNLQAHHAVGMGVEVRTDRLLPILFADPNEPIALGAFKKVTGPGRNIQILGVPSPLFVPNQDVLINNWEFNINNLSNVMSFGLVNLNPKNRGEIVIAHSDPEATPTLQFNPLDNDDDLNFIIDQYIEVYNIVQRAKQLDPKGIYRTVFPDEAIFKLTDENEKRSQLANFAKASYISFEHYGGQCKMAKSIQDGVVDGFLNVFGTKNLKVADLSVSPILPDGNTTLAAQMIGLNAVKFIQNEQQTDTIQDYEFQFFMDKIE from the coding sequence ATGAGTAAATGTGAAATTTTTGATTATATTATTATTGGAGCGGGCACTGCAGGTGGAATTATAGCAAAAAAGCTTACTGACGATAACTGTACATCTGTATTAGCACTCGAAGCAGGTACAAATTTAACGAAGCAACTTAGTAGTCCCTCGATAGAAGACGCACTGAATTTTGCGAATGATAATAAGTTTTCGTATAATATTTTATCGAAAACAGAGCAAACGCTTGGTCGTCAATTAAGATTAGCAGGTGGTAGAGCAATCGGTGGCAGTTCATCGCATAATGCGATGTATGCCGTACGAGGCAGTAGAGAGTTATATAATGAATGGGCAAGTTTAGTAGGAAATCAGTGGGACTATCGAAATATTACTCCACTATTTAAAGAAAATGAAACTTATACAGGAGCTTCACAAAATCCAAATCAGCGGGGAACTGACGGTCCTATCTTTATCCGACAACAAATTACTCCTGCAAGAGGATTAATCAATACACTCGCTCAGGCATCTTCTGATGTATTAAACATTCCGATTGCTAGAGATTATAATACTGGGATAAGAGATTGTACATTTTTAAAATCTCAATTTTTACAACAAGAAATAGAGGATGAATTTGTTCGTTCCTCAACAGCTACAGGATATTTAAATGAAACGATTGTTACACAGGGCAATCAAGTTGACTCTGATGAGTTTGGTGTTGATGGAAGGAAATTAATTATTTTAACGAAAACAACGGTAAATAAAATCCTCCTTCAGAAAAAAGGCGAAGAGTACGTTGCATATGGGGTGGATTTTGTACGAAATGGTAATTCTCAAATGGCATTTGCGAGAAAAGGTATTATTGTGGCAGCAGGCGTTTTCTCTCCTACTATTTTGCAACGCTCAGGGATTGGCAAACTAGAGGATCTAGAAGTTGCTGGTGTACCAGTTCTCATTGAAAATGAGCATGTTGGGCATAATCTTCAGGCACATCATGCAGTGGGGATGGGTGTAGAAGTTAGAACAGACCGACTGTTACCAATATTATTTGCAGATCCGAATGAACCCATTGCATTAGGCGCCTTTAAAAAAGTAACTGGACCTGGCCGTAATATTCAAATACTAGGCGTTCCATCGCCACTCTTTGTACCAAACCAAGATGTACTCATTAATAATTGGGAATTCAATATTAATAATCTAAGTAACGTAATGAGTTTTGGTCTTGTCAATTTAAACCCCAAAAATCGAGGTGAAATTGTCATTGCTCACAGCGATCCAGAGGCGACACCAACACTTCAATTTAACCCACTAGATAATGACGACGACCTTAATTTCATCATCGATCAATATATTGAAGTTTATAATATTGTACAAAGAGCTAAACAGTTAGATCCAAAAGGTATTTATCGTACTGTGTTTCCAGATGAAGCGATTTTTAAGTTAACAGATGAAAATGAAAAACGAAGTCAACTAGCTAATTTTGCGAAAGCCTCCTATATTAGTTTTGAACATTATGGCGGGCAATGTAAGATGGCAAAATCGATTCAAGATGGCGTTGTTGATGGGTTTTTAAATGTATTCGGAACAAAAAATTTAAAAGTAGCAGATCTTTCAGTTTCACCAATATTACCTGATGGAAATACAACCCTTGCTGCACAAATGATTGGCTTAAATGCTGTGAAATTCATTCAAAATGAACAACAAACGGATACGATACAAGATTATGAATTCCAATTTTTTATGGACAAGATTGAATAA
- a CDS encoding VTT domain-containing protein: protein MGDVTAYIDQFGYIVLFTALLLELLALPLPGEVLMSYTGFLVYKGDLNWILSIGIAGTGSCLGMTISYWIGYKLGKPFFEKYGYRVHLGPKRLENTSLWFSKYGNKLLVIAFFIPGIRHITGYFSGITRLPYKTYAIFAYTGAFLWVTVFISLGKILGPQWEMFHSSIKKYLIIGGIAIAIIIIVYFLYKKNKTFIIESTTKLLNITLTIFQTKRKVAFLLALTLILTLGLIILMIGMIEDFLSNEFTTFNQVVGMLMLLIFNQNWSEAMHIFSLMGSRIVLCIVIIFTLFLILLKGQNKLMELSSFLIVLVGGELYEEGLRTIFQNHFPNEQTLMNFIIYGFASYIVVRSVESRWIHTFVPVTGLVVLILIAISHLYFNDELPSDITAGFVFGGVWLGLNILLLEICRLLRSIDRHQANTK from the coding sequence ATGGGCGATGTTACAGCATATATCGATCAGTTTGGATATATTGTGTTATTTACAGCACTTTTACTAGAATTACTCGCACTCCCATTACCTGGAGAAGTGCTTATGAGTTATACTGGATTTCTTGTTTACAAAGGAGATTTAAATTGGATATTAAGCATAGGAATAGCTGGTACTGGATCTTGTTTAGGGATGACCATTTCCTACTGGATAGGTTATAAATTAGGAAAACCATTCTTTGAAAAATACGGTTATCGTGTTCATTTAGGGCCAAAACGATTAGAAAATACATCTTTGTGGTTCAGCAAATACGGCAATAAGCTCTTGGTTATCGCCTTTTTTATACCTGGAATTAGACATATTACAGGGTACTTTTCTGGGATTACCAGACTTCCCTATAAAACCTATGCTATTTTTGCCTATACTGGGGCATTCCTTTGGGTGACAGTATTTATTTCACTCGGTAAAATATTGGGGCCACAATGGGAGATGTTTCACAGTTCAATTAAAAAATACCTCATTATTGGTGGAATAGCTATTGCCATTATTATTATCGTTTATTTCCTATACAAAAAAAACAAAACATTCATTATAGAGTCGACCACTAAATTATTAAACATAACTTTGACAATATTCCAGACGAAAAGGAAAGTTGCATTTCTATTAGCACTGACTTTAATACTGACTTTAGGACTAATCATTTTAATGATAGGAATGATAGAGGACTTCCTAAGCAATGAATTTACCACTTTTAATCAGGTTGTGGGTATGTTAATGCTGTTAATTTTCAACCAAAATTGGTCAGAGGCTATGCACATATTCTCATTAATGGGTTCGAGAATAGTTCTTTGTATCGTGATTATTTTTACTCTATTTTTGATTTTATTGAAGGGGCAAAATAAATTAATGGAATTAAGCTCTTTTTTGATAGTTCTTGTTGGGGGAGAGCTGTATGAAGAAGGTTTAAGAACAATTTTCCAAAATCATTTTCCAAACGAGCAAACTCTAATGAATTTTATCATCTATGGTTTCGCAAGTTATATTGTTGTTCGTTCTGTTGAAAGTCGATGGATTCACACCTTCGTTCCAGTTACTGGATTAGTTGTATTAATACTAATCGCAATCAGTCATTTGTATTTTAACGATGAACTTCCAAGCGATATTACTGCTGGTTTTGTTTTTGGTGGAGTTTGGTTAGGTTTAAATATACTTTTACTTGAAATATGCCGATTACTAAGAAGTATAGATAGGCATCAAGCAAATACAAAATAG